Proteins encoded in a region of the Rutidosis leptorrhynchoides isolate AG116_Rl617_1_P2 chromosome 9, CSIRO_AGI_Rlap_v1, whole genome shotgun sequence genome:
- the LOC139865769 gene encoding uncharacterized protein, which translates to MATDDSFKKPGSVPFKWEIRPGVPKPLNHHQPPSNRLSLKPPPSSPTSFHFPSSRTHSSHYHNRKPIMGRTEVVSLGCFQPRKVYSQKKSNKLRVDPTYKTDLETLSQWSMLTKKSGSPFRDSPLSTSSFSSYRSSPLMANVSDAEWAGYGLF; encoded by the coding sequence ATGGCTACAGATGACTCGTTCAAGAAACCGGGTTCGGTTCCATTCAAATGGGAGATTCGACCCGGTGTACCCAAGCCACTAAACCATCACCAACCACCTTCTAACCGTTTATCTCTCAAGCCACCACCATCTAGCCCAACTTCATTCCATTTCCCCTCATCGCGAACCCACTCAAGCCACTACCACAACCGTAAGCCCATTATGGGTCGAACCGAAGTTGTGTCGTTGGGTTGCTTCCAACCCCGAAAAGTATATAGTCAAAAGAAGTCCAACAAGTTACGTGTGGACCCCACGTACAAAACGGACCTTGAAACGTTGTCCCAATGGTCCATGTTGACTAAGAAGTCAGGATCACCATTTCGTGACTCACCTTTGTCCACTTCTTCGTTTTCATCATATCGATCATCGCCATTGATGGCAAATGTGAGTGATGCGGAATGGGCGGGGTATGGTCTATTTTGA